In the genome of Neofelis nebulosa isolate mNeoNeb1 chromosome 6, mNeoNeb1.pri, whole genome shotgun sequence, one region contains:
- the LYRM2 gene encoding LYR motif-containing protein 2, protein MATSRLPPATLTLKQFMRRQQVLLLYRRILQAIRQVPNDSDRKYLKDWAREEFKRNKGATEEDTIRMMITQGNMQLKELEKTLALAKS, encoded by the exons ATGGCTACTTCCAGGTTACCCCCGGCGACTCTAACACTAAAGCAG TTCATGAGAAGGCAACAAGTTCTACTTCTCTACAGAAGGATTTTGCAAGCAATTCGGCAAGTTCCAAATGATTCTGATCGCAAATACCTGAAGGACTGGGCAAGGGAagaattcaaaagaaacaaaggtgCCACCGAAGAG GATACAATCCGGATGATGATTACTCAAGGCAATATGCAGCTCAAGGAGTTAGAAAAAACACTTGCTTTGGCAAAATCTTAA